A portion of the Shewanella sp. SNU WT4 genome contains these proteins:
- the pflB gene encoding formate C-acetyltransferase, which yields MTDKTDLFANAWEGFVPGDWKSEVNVRDFIQTNYTPYEGDESFLAGPTEATTILWDKVMEGIKEENRTHAPVDFDTDVVSTITAHDAGYIIKDLETIVGLQTEAPLKRAMMPNGGVRMIEGSCKAYGRVINPEVKYVYSELRKTHNQGVFDVYTPEILACRKSGILTGLPDAYGRGRIIGDYRRVALYGIDFLMKDKVAQFTSLQAKFEAGDDLQMTMQLREEISEQHRALGQMKKMAAKYGFDISRPATNAQEAIQWTYFGYLAAIKSQNGAAMSLGRTATFLDVFIERDLKAGTITESQAQEMVDHFVMKLRMVRFLRTPEYDELFSGDPIWATESIGGMGLDGRTLVSKNNFRFLNTLYNMGPSPEPNITVLWSEQLPQGFKEYCAKVSIDTSSIQYENDDLMRPDFESDDYAIACCVSPMIVGKHMQFFGARANLAKTMLYAINGGVDEKLKIQVGPVADKITDEVLNFDDVFSRLDSLMDWLATQYVSALNAIHWSHDKYSYEAALMALHDRDVRRTMACGIAGLSIAADSLSAIKFAKVKPIRDEDGIAVDFEIEGDYPKFGNNDARVDDIACDLVERFMKKIRDKKMYRNAVPTQSILTITSNVVYGKKTGTTPDGRPSGAPFAPGANPMHGRDENGAVASLTSVAKLPFAHAQDGISYTFSIVPNALGKDDSQRRTNLAALMDGYFANNEVREGGQHLNVNVLNRETLEDAVAHPENYPQLTIRVSGYAVRFNSLTPEQQRDVITRTFTKSL from the coding sequence ATGACTGATAAAACTGATCTGTTTGCAAATGCGTGGGAAGGTTTCGTTCCTGGCGATTGGAAATCGGAGGTCAATGTACGTGACTTTATCCAAACTAACTACACCCCTTATGAAGGTGATGAGTCTTTCTTAGCCGGTCCTACCGAAGCCACCACAATTTTGTGGGACAAGGTTATGGAAGGCATTAAAGAAGAAAACCGCACTCATGCTCCAGTGGATTTTGATACTGACGTAGTATCTACCATCACTGCCCATGACGCTGGTTACATCATTAAAGATCTGGAGACCATCGTTGGTCTGCAGACTGAAGCGCCATTGAAGCGCGCCATGATGCCTAACGGCGGCGTACGTATGATCGAAGGATCATGCAAAGCTTACGGTCGCGTAATTAACCCAGAAGTTAAATACGTTTACTCTGAACTGCGTAAGACCCACAACCAAGGTGTATTCGACGTATACACTCCAGAAATCCTGGCTTGTCGTAAGTCTGGCATCCTGACTGGTTTACCTGATGCATATGGCCGTGGCCGTATCATTGGTGATTACCGTCGTGTTGCTCTGTACGGTATCGACTTCCTGATGAAGGATAAAGTGGCTCAGTTCACTTCATTACAAGCTAAGTTCGAAGCTGGTGATGATCTGCAAATGACCATGCAGTTGCGTGAAGAGATTTCTGAGCAGCACCGTGCTCTGGGTCAAATGAAGAAAATGGCTGCCAAGTATGGTTTTGACATTTCTCGCCCAGCGACCAACGCTCAAGAAGCTATCCAGTGGACCTATTTCGGTTACTTAGCTGCTATTAAGAGCCAAAATGGCGCAGCTATGTCATTAGGCCGTACTGCGACTTTCTTAGACGTGTTCATCGAACGCGATCTGAAAGCAGGTACCATCACTGAATCGCAAGCTCAAGAAATGGTTGACCATTTCGTAATGAAACTGCGTATGGTTCGCTTCCTGCGTACCCCAGAATACGATGAATTGTTCTCTGGCGACCCAATTTGGGCGACTGAGTCAATCGGCGGTATGGGTTTAGATGGTCGTACTTTAGTGAGCAAGAACAACTTCCGTTTCTTGAACACTCTGTACAACATGGGCCCAAGCCCAGAGCCAAACATCACTGTATTGTGGTCTGAGCAATTACCACAGGGCTTTAAAGAGTACTGTGCTAAAGTATCTATCGATACCAGCTCTATCCAGTACGAAAACGATGACCTGATGCGTCCTGATTTCGAATCTGACGATTATGCGATTGCTTGTTGTGTAAGCCCAATGATCGTGGGTAAGCACATGCAGTTCTTTGGTGCTCGTGCTAACTTAGCCAAGACCATGCTGTATGCAATCAACGGCGGCGTTGATGAAAAACTGAAGATCCAAGTAGGCCCAGTGGCTGACAAGATCACTGACGAAGTTCTGAACTTTGACGATGTGTTCTCACGCTTAGATTCTCTGATGGATTGGTTAGCGACTCAATATGTGAGCGCGCTGAACGCTATTCACTGGAGCCATGACAAGTACAGCTACGAAGCTGCCCTGATGGCACTGCATGACCGTGACGTACGTCGCACTATGGCTTGTGGTATCGCTGGTCTGTCTATCGCTGCTGACTCACTGTCTGCAATCAAGTTTGCTAAAGTGAAGCCAATCCGTGATGAAGACGGTATTGCTGTCGATTTCGAAATCGAAGGTGATTATCCTAAGTTTGGTAACAACGACGCTCGCGTTGATGATATCGCTTGTGACTTAGTTGAACGCTTCATGAAGAAAATCCGTGACAAGAAGATGTACCGCAATGCAGTACCTACTCAGTCAATCCTGACCATTACTTCTAACGTAGTATATGGTAAGAAGACTGGTACTACTCCAGACGGTCGTCCTTCAGGCGCGCCATTTGCTCCAGGTGCAAACCCAATGCATGGCCGTGATGAAAACGGTGCTGTAGCATCTCTGACTTCTGTTGCTAAACTGCCATTTGCTCACGCTCAAGACGGTATCTCTTATACTTTCTCTATCGTGCCAAATGCTTTAGGTAAAGATGACAGCCAACGTCGCACTAACTTAGCTGCGCTGATGGACGGTTACTTTGCTAACAACGAAGTACGTGAAGGTGGTCAACACTTAAACGTAAACGTTCTGAACCGTGAAACTCTGGAAGATGCAGTAGCACATCCAGAAAACTACCCACAGCTGACCATTCGTGTGTCTGGCTATGCGGTACGTTTCAACTCTCTGACTCCAGAGCAGCAACGTGACGTTATCACTCGTACTTTCACTAAATCTTTATAA
- the ackA gene encoding acetate kinase, producing MSNKLVLVLNCGSSSLKFAIMDAATGDDHISGLAECFGLEDSRIKWKVDGAKHEAQLGAFTAHREAVEYIVDTILAAHPALAAQIQAVGHRIVHGGEKFTQSMIIDQDVLQGIEDCSSLAPLHNPAHLIGIRAAMASFPSLPQVAVFDTAFHQTMPEHAYIYALPYKLYRENAVRRYGMHGTSHLFVSREAAKVLNKDITETNVICAHLGNGASVTAIKGGKSVDTSMGMTPLEGLVMGTRCGDIDPSIIFHLVEQLGYTVQEVNDMLNKQSGLLGISELTNDCRGIEEGFAAGHKGATLALEIFCYRLAKYIASYTVALGRLDAVIFTGGIGENSDLIRAKVLEMLSIFNFNVDSDRNKAARFGNGGIITKDEGTVAMVIPTNEEWVIAEDSIRLITK from the coding sequence ATGTCCAACAAATTGGTTTTGGTTCTTAACTGCGGCAGTTCTTCACTGAAATTTGCTATCATGGATGCAGCAACTGGTGATGATCATATCTCTGGTCTGGCAGAATGTTTTGGTTTAGAAGATTCTCGCATCAAGTGGAAAGTAGACGGTGCTAAGCACGAAGCACAATTAGGCGCCTTCACCGCTCACCGCGAAGCGGTTGAGTATATCGTTGACACTATTTTGGCTGCGCACCCTGCTCTGGCTGCTCAAATCCAAGCTGTAGGTCACCGTATCGTTCATGGTGGTGAGAAATTCACTCAGTCTATGATCATTGACCAGGACGTTCTGCAAGGCATCGAAGATTGTTCTTCACTGGCTCCTTTGCACAACCCAGCTCACCTGATCGGTATCCGCGCTGCTATGGCTTCTTTCCCAAGCCTGCCACAAGTTGCCGTATTTGATACTGCTTTCCACCAGACTATGCCAGAGCACGCTTATATCTATGCTCTGCCATACAAGCTGTACCGTGAAAACGCTGTGCGTCGTTATGGTATGCATGGTACTAGCCACTTATTCGTAAGCCGTGAAGCCGCTAAAGTGCTGAACAAAGATATCACTGAAACCAATGTTATCTGTGCTCACTTAGGCAACGGCGCTTCTGTTACTGCTATTAAAGGCGGTAAGAGTGTTGATACTTCTATGGGTATGACTCCATTAGAAGGTCTGGTAATGGGTACTCGTTGTGGCGATATCGACCCTTCAATCATCTTCCATTTGGTTGAGCAACTGGGTTATACCGTTCAAGAAGTTAACGACATGCTGAACAAGCAGTCTGGCTTACTGGGTATTTCTGAACTGACTAACGATTGCCGTGGCATCGAAGAAGGTTTTGCTGCTGGTCACAAAGGCGCGACTTTAGCCTTAGAGATCTTCTGCTACCGTTTAGCTAAGTATATTGCTTCTTACACTGTGGCTTTAGGCCGTTTAGACGCAGTAATCTTCACCGGTGGTATCGGTGAAAACTCTGATCTGATCCGTGCCAAAGTGTTAGAAATGCTGTCTATCTTCAACTTCAACGTTGATAGCGATCGCAACAAAGCTGCACGCTTTGGCAATGGTGGCATCATCACTAAAGATGAAGGCACTGTAGCTATGGTAATCCCAACTAATGAAGAGTGGGTTATCGCTGAAGATTCAATTCGTCTGATCACTAAGTAA
- the pta gene encoding phosphate acetyltransferase, translating to MTRKIMLVPIGTGVGLTSVSLGMVRALERHGVKVQFFKPISQLRSHDSGPERSTTILSKSPTVNPLEPFDMEHAEALIRADEQDMLMEQIIARASECAANTETLIVEALVQTRSHSFADDVNYTMAKALDADVIFVATPGNDSPTALMNRLEIAFNAWGGSENKRIIGAIINKIGAPVDDDGRTRPDLTDMFDREAPAHLESCDLFQLPSKSPLRILGSVPYNIDLVSPRASDLAKHLRARIISAGDMNTRRLRNVTFCARSIPNMVSHFKPDSLLVTSGDRSDVIVAACLAAMNGVKIGALLLTGSYEPEPQIMALCEQAFETGLPIFLTDTNTWQTSLNIQRFDHEVPVDDAVRIELVQEFVAGHVDQAWIQSVTENSPREHRLSPPAFRYKLTELARAANKTVVLPEGDEPRTIKAASICAERGIARCVLLGNPDEIKRIAKQQNVILGKGVEIMDPELVRENYVEPLVELRRSKGMTEVVAREQLQDNMVLGTMMLAQGEVDGIVSGAVNTTANTIRPPLQLIKTAPGSSLVSSIFFMLMPDQVLVYGDCAINPDPSAEQLADIAIQSAESAQAFGIEPKVAMISYSTGTSGTGSDVEKVREATRIAKEKRPDLIIDGPLQYDAAVMPNVARSKAPNSPVAGQATVFVFPDLNTGNTTYKAVQRSADLISIGPMLQGMRKPVNDLSRGALVDDIVYTIALTAIQANQA from the coding sequence ATGACTCGTAAAATTATGCTCGTCCCAATCGGAACTGGTGTTGGTCTGACGTCTGTCAGCCTCGGCATGGTCCGTGCTTTAGAGCGCCATGGCGTTAAAGTTCAGTTTTTCAAGCCAATCAGCCAGTTACGTTCACATGACTCAGGTCCTGAGCGTTCAACTACTATCTTAAGCAAATCTCCAACGGTTAACCCACTTGAGCCTTTCGACATGGAACATGCCGAAGCCTTAATCCGTGCTGATGAGCAAGATATGCTGATGGAGCAAATTATTGCTCGCGCCAGTGAATGCGCTGCTAATACTGAAACTCTGATTGTAGAAGCTTTAGTACAGACTCGTAGCCACTCTTTTGCTGATGACGTTAACTACACCATGGCTAAGGCTTTGGATGCAGACGTTATTTTCGTTGCTACTCCAGGTAACGATAGCCCAACTGCATTAATGAACCGTTTAGAAATCGCGTTCAATGCCTGGGGCGGCAGTGAAAACAAGCGTATTATCGGCGCTATCATCAACAAGATTGGTGCTCCGGTAGATGATGATGGACGTACTCGTCCTGATTTGACCGACATGTTTGATCGTGAAGCCCCTGCTCACTTGGAATCATGTGATTTATTCCAACTGCCAAGCAAGAGCCCACTGCGCATTTTAGGTAGCGTTCCATACAACATCGATTTAGTGTCGCCACGCGCCTCTGATTTAGCCAAGCACTTACGTGCTCGCATTATCAGTGCTGGTGATATGAACACTCGTCGTTTACGTAACGTGACTTTCTGTGCTCGTAGCATTCCGAACATGGTTAGCCACTTCAAGCCAGATTCACTATTAGTGACTTCTGGCGATCGCAGTGATGTGATTGTTGCAGCCTGTTTAGCGGCCATGAATGGCGTTAAAATTGGTGCCTTATTGTTGACTGGTTCTTATGAGCCAGAGCCACAAATCATGGCATTGTGTGAGCAAGCATTTGAAACTGGTCTGCCAATCTTCCTGACAGATACCAATACTTGGCAGACGTCGCTGAATATTCAACGTTTTGATCACGAAGTACCAGTAGATGATGCCGTGCGCATTGAACTGGTTCAAGAATTCGTGGCTGGCCACGTTGATCAAGCGTGGATCCAAAGCGTTACTGAAAATTCTCCACGTGAGCACCGTTTGTCACCACCAGCTTTCCGTTACAAGTTAACTGAATTAGCACGTGCTGCCAATAAGACTGTAGTGCTGCCTGAAGGTGATGAGCCACGTACCATTAAAGCCGCTAGCATCTGTGCTGAGCGCGGTATTGCTCGTTGTGTACTGTTAGGTAATCCTGATGAGATTAAGCGTATTGCTAAACAGCAAAACGTTATCTTAGGTAAAGGCGTAGAAATCATGGATCCAGAGTTGGTTCGTGAAAACTATGTTGAACCTCTGGTTGAACTGCGTCGCAGCAAAGGCATGACTGAAGTGGTTGCTCGTGAGCAATTACAAGACAACATGGTACTGGGTACTATGATGTTAGCTCAAGGCGAAGTGGACGGTATCGTTTCTGGCGCGGTAAACACCACAGCCAATACCATTCGTCCGCCACTGCAGTTAATCAAAACTGCACCAGGTTCAAGCTTAGTATCATCTATCTTCTTTATGTTGATGCCTGATCAAGTGCTGGTTTATGGTGACTGCGCCATTAACCCAGATCCAAGTGCTGAACAGTTAGCTGATATCGCTATTCAGTCAGCTGAGTCTGCTCAAGCCTTTGGTATCGAACCAAAAGTTGCCATGATCAGTTACTCAACTGGTACTTCAGGTACTGGTAGTGATGTTGAAAAGGTACGTGAAGCGACTCGTATTGCTAAAGAAAAGCGTCCAGATCTGATCATCGATGGCCCACTGCAGTATGACGCTGCCGTGATGCCAAACGTTGCGCGCTCTAAGGCGCCTAACAGCCCTGTTGCTGGTCAAGCCACTGTATTCGTCTTCCCAGACTTAAACACTGGTAACACCACTTATAAAGCTGTACAACGTAGTGCTGACTTAATCAGTATTGGCCCTATGCTGCAAGGCATGCGTAAGCCAGTAAACGATTTGTCTCGTGGTGCTTTGGTAGACGATATCGTTTACACCATCGCTCTGACTGCGATTCAGGCTAACCAAGCGTAA
- the pflA gene encoding pyruvate formate lyase 1-activating protein — MTITGRIHSIESFGTVDGPGIRFIAFLQGCLMRCLYCHNRDTWDTHAGKEVTVEDLMKQIRAYMGFYTNGGGVTASGGEALLQLDFINEWFKACKAEGINTCLDTNGMLRKYTPVIDELLDNTDLVMLDIKQMNDEKHIDLTKVSNQRTLQFAEYLAKRQQKTWIRYVVVGGHTDDIESARELAEFIKPMSNVEKIELLPYHELGKHKWDVLGDEYQLNDVSPPSSETMEKIKAVFVEMGLNAIY; from the coding sequence ATGACAATCACAGGACGCATTCATTCCATAGAATCTTTCGGCACCGTCGATGGTCCAGGAATTCGCTTTATTGCCTTTTTACAAGGCTGCTTAATGCGCTGTTTGTATTGCCATAATCGTGACACCTGGGATACCCATGCTGGTAAAGAAGTCACAGTCGAAGATTTGATGAAACAAATCCGCGCTTATATGGGTTTCTATACTAATGGTGGTGGTGTAACAGCCAGTGGTGGCGAAGCCCTACTGCAGCTCGATTTTATCAATGAATGGTTTAAAGCCTGTAAGGCTGAAGGTATCAACACTTGTCTTGATACTAATGGTATGTTGCGCAAATATACCCCGGTTATCGATGAACTACTCGATAACACCGATCTGGTAATGCTTGATATTAAACAGATGAATGATGAAAAACACATTGATCTGACCAAAGTAAGCAACCAAAGAACATTACAATTTGCTGAGTATTTGGCAAAGAGACAACAAAAAACTTGGATTCGTTACGTAGTCGTTGGTGGTCATACTGATGATATCGAGTCGGCTCGCGAATTGGCCGAGTTTATTAAGCCCATGAGTAATGTCGAAAAAATCGAATTACTGCCTTATCACGAGTTGGGTAAGCATAAATGGGATGTATTGGGCGATGAATATCAGCTCAATGATGTTTCGCCGCCAAGCAGCGAAACTATGGAAAAAATAAAGGCCGTTTTTGTTGAAATGGGCCTTAATGCGATCTACTGA
- a CDS encoding LysR substrate-binding domain-containing protein, translating into MKYSLKQIEVFDAIASQESVSAAARKLMMTQSAVSMSLSQLENQLGRPLFSRQGNRLVLSHWGHWLRPKARSLLNDARQIESGLHDQQVISGDLSICASQTAAEHLIPELISKIDSDFPQLHIRIDVENTETVIQRLLNYDFDLGVIEGRSDDTRITSVPWIDDHLVVVGAPEHAFAHQAQVSLEQLAVAKWVLREHGAGTRRIFDGAVHGKIDKLNVCREYEQVSILKALVKGGSYLSALPWLDVMQDIQRGQLALLPTPSLDMHRSLSFVWRSDSTNNPLRDCVLAQAKRLAKQKAQSTP; encoded by the coding sequence GTGAAATACTCGCTAAAACAAATTGAAGTTTTTGATGCCATTGCCAGTCAAGAAAGTGTAAGCGCCGCCGCACGTAAATTGATGATGACGCAATCTGCGGTGAGTATGTCGCTATCTCAATTAGAAAACCAACTCGGCCGCCCGCTATTCAGTCGCCAAGGTAACCGCTTAGTGCTCAGTCACTGGGGTCATTGGCTGCGGCCTAAGGCGCGCAGTTTACTCAATGATGCCCGTCAAATTGAAAGCGGCTTGCATGATCAACAAGTGATTAGTGGTGACTTGTCCATTTGCGCCAGTCAAACGGCGGCAGAGCACTTAATTCCTGAGCTTATCAGTAAAATTGATAGTGACTTTCCACAATTACATATCCGAATAGACGTAGAAAATACGGAAACTGTGATCCAACGTTTGCTCAACTATGATTTTGATTTAGGTGTGATTGAAGGACGCAGTGATGATACCCGCATTACGTCAGTACCCTGGATAGATGACCACTTAGTGGTCGTTGGCGCCCCTGAACATGCGTTTGCTCATCAGGCTCAAGTATCACTCGAACAGTTAGCCGTCGCTAAATGGGTGTTGAGGGAACATGGCGCTGGCACGCGCCGCATCTTTGATGGCGCAGTACATGGCAAGATAGATAAGCTCAATGTGTGCCGTGAATACGAACAGGTCAGTATTTTAAAGGCTTTAGTCAAAGGAGGAAGTTACTTAAGTGCACTGCCTTGGCTTGATGTCATGCAAGATATTCAACGCGGTCAATTAGCCTTACTCCCAACGCCAAGCTTAGATATGCACCGCAGCTTAAGCTTTGTGTGGCGCAGTGATAGTACTAACAACCCACTGCGAGATTGTGTCCTCGCCCAAGCTAAGCGCCTTGCCAAACAAAAGGCTCAATCTACGCCTTAA
- a CDS encoding CBS domain-containing protein yields the protein MESYLARLTVADIMQTNTVSLSPETGLFEALGTCRQQGVDIALVMKAGTLAGTIGLQDIMRGLWSEEYSSKTSLTVADLMCAEFTAVRPCLKVNQLIETLVVNKEVLFNVNDNGMLISPYLTFEQRLRKASSQHAEVLPVIEGSSLKGVVSRAALADLLLAKRAS from the coding sequence ATGGAATCTTACTTAGCACGTTTAACCGTGGCCGACATAATGCAAACTAATACCGTGTCTCTGTCTCCTGAAACGGGATTATTTGAAGCTCTAGGTACTTGCCGTCAACAAGGTGTTGATATTGCACTAGTGATGAAAGCGGGAACCTTAGCGGGCACTATTGGTCTGCAAGATATAATGCGGGGCTTATGGTCAGAGGAATATAGCAGTAAGACCAGTTTGACTGTGGCTGATTTAATGTGCGCTGAATTTACCGCGGTAAGACCTTGCCTTAAGGTTAATCAGCTCATAGAAACCTTAGTGGTGAACAAAGAAGTGCTATTTAATGTCAATGATAACGGCATGTTGATTAGTCCGTATTTAACCTTTGAGCAGCGTTTACGTAAAGCCAGTAGCCAGCACGCTGAAGTATTGCCTGTGATTGAAGGCTCAAGTCTTAAAGGGGTGGTGAGCCGCGCCGCTTTAGCCGATTTATTACTGGCTAAGCGTGCAAGCTAA
- the yfbV gene encoding terminus macrodomain insulation protein YfbV, producing MSTSLLKTIRLGRHYMKTWPMVRQLGYYFPEYRVMRATQLALPVTPALAIGVMFSQLYLLGWDVFPQTLAMTLFFLSLPVQGLIWLGWRAQHPLPLTLLDWGNQLSAKLQHLGVSCHPLGANARYQDMANILKLAFERLEPKYWEEL from the coding sequence TTGAGCACTTCACTACTCAAAACCATTCGACTTGGTCGTCATTATATGAAGACTTGGCCTATGGTCAGACAATTGGGTTACTACTTTCCCGAGTACCGCGTCATGCGAGCGACTCAGTTGGCCTTGCCGGTAACACCAGCATTGGCCATAGGTGTCATGTTCAGTCAGCTTTACCTGTTAGGTTGGGATGTATTCCCACAAACCTTAGCCATGACGCTATTTTTTCTCAGCCTACCAGTACAGGGACTGATTTGGTTAGGATGGCGAGCTCAACATCCGTTGCCGTTAACCTTATTAGATTGGGGCAATCAACTGTCGGCTAAACTGCAACACCTGGGTGTCAGTTGCCATCCTTTAGGTGCCAATGCCCGTTATCAGGACATGGCAAATATTTTAAAACTTGCTTTTGAGCGCTTAGAACCCAAGTATTGGGAAGAACTCTAA
- a CDS encoding DUF3360 family protein, whose amino-acid sequence MTNTVTPPDAKAEQTGSYQEMHRPSSDFETRSEYLDHELEIMKPRRWRLNLPGRDFRFEWEDLVPALAGTIGITVMYSAVMSSYAAAFGLGADFVIENVRVEMWVSALIFCIFVSGFMNPRANLAGNHGPMIPMIGMIAMSGGHPLALAILIAIFGMTLSLVKGGSRLVNLTSEGVAGGLLVYLGIMGAQSQINNLIDWAEGLKMGYVAFAVLFLNVVLYAYLAKIGKRWLAIPACSALAVGVALALGAPFHFTTEPGLPNLNPVYWWGSTETGWKLGLPTTQHFLASLPFAILAVAMWSPDFLGHRIFQELNYPKKAKEVLMDVDDTMAGCSVRQFVGTAFGGGNVTSSWGTYMIPAAIAKRPIPAGGILLGIMCIVVATVGYPMDIAVWAPVMSIALLVGVFLPLLEAGMQMVKSTASSQTAGICIFASMVVNPVFGWALTMLLDNNGLIGDKERAKQLSTADRLIIPGLAFAVCLAAMLAVGMIRGIPALL is encoded by the coding sequence ATGACTAACACAGTCACCCCACCTGATGCTAAAGCTGAGCAAACAGGCTCGTATCAGGAGATGCATCGTCCATCGTCTGATTTTGAGACTCGCAGCGAATACTTAGATCATGAATTAGAAATCATGAAGCCAAGACGCTGGCGTTTAAACTTACCCGGTCGTGACTTTCGTTTCGAATGGGAAGATCTGGTCCCAGCATTAGCTGGAACTATTGGTATTACCGTTATGTATAGTGCGGTAATGTCATCCTATGCCGCGGCCTTTGGTTTAGGTGCCGACTTCGTTATCGAAAACGTACGAGTAGAGATGTGGGTATCTGCCCTGATCTTCTGTATTTTCGTGTCGGGCTTCATGAATCCTCGCGCTAACCTTGCTGGTAACCATGGCCCTATGATCCCTATGATCGGCATGATTGCTATGTCAGGTGGTCACCCATTAGCATTAGCTATTTTGATTGCCATTTTTGGTATGACACTTAGCTTAGTGAAAGGCGGCTCGCGGCTAGTTAACCTCACCAGTGAAGGGGTGGCCGGTGGACTCTTGGTCTACTTAGGTATTATGGGCGCGCAAAGCCAAATCAATAACTTAATCGATTGGGCTGAAGGCCTGAAGATGGGTTATGTGGCGTTTGCCGTACTGTTCCTAAACGTGGTGCTTTATGCTTACCTAGCCAAAATTGGTAAGCGTTGGTTAGCCATCCCTGCCTGTAGTGCTTTAGCCGTAGGTGTTGCGTTAGCTTTAGGCGCCCCGTTCCATTTCACGACTGAGCCAGGCTTACCTAACCTCAACCCAGTATACTGGTGGGGTTCAACCGAAACCGGTTGGAAATTAGGTTTACCAACCACTCAACATTTCTTAGCATCTTTACCTTTTGCTATCTTAGCTGTTGCTATGTGGTCTCCTGATTTCTTAGGTCACAGAATCTTCCAAGAGCTGAATTATCCTAAGAAAGCTAAAGAAGTATTGATGGATGTTGACGATACTATGGCGGGCTGTTCAGTGCGCCAGTTCGTAGGTACAGCATTTGGTGGTGGTAACGTAACATCAAGCTGGGGTACCTATATGATCCCTGCTGCTATCGCTAAGCGTCCTATCCCTGCGGGCGGTATTTTGCTGGGTATCATGTGTATTGTGGTTGCCACTGTCGGCTACCCAATGGACATAGCGGTATGGGCTCCGGTAATGAGTATCGCATTGCTAGTAGGTGTATTCTTACCTCTGCTTGAAGCGGGTATGCAGATGGTTAAATCTACTGCGTCTTCACAAACCGCGGGGATCTGTATCTTTGCCTCTATGGTTGTGAATCCAGTATTTGGCTGGGCATTAACTATGCTGTTAGACAACAATGGTCTGATCGGTGATAAAGAACGCGCTAAGCAATTATCAACCGCTGATCGCTTGATTATCCCAGGCTTAGCCTTTGCCGTATGTTTGGCTGCTATGCTGGCTGTGGGCATGATCCGCGGTATTCCTGCACTGCTCTAA
- the focA gene encoding formate transporter FocA — MTISPVPSPPEPSLCVLAEQYGYAKVVKSASQSLGLSIFAGAFIALAFVFYITVTTGAEGAPWGLVRLTGGLAFSLGLVLVVICGAELFTSTVLSTLTYVHKRVTAKQLLLCWARVYVGNLFGASLILLLVWVGGMHQLDHGQWGLNALNIAQHKLEHTWWQAFALGILCNMLVCLGVWMTFASKEALARATLLMLPVAMFVSSGFEHSIANLFMVPLGIVISEFAPAAFFDGLGISAMSYQDLTFANFIINNLIPVTLGNIVGGGVIVALGYWVIEQQSKLLQIKGH, encoded by the coding sequence ATGACAATCAGTCCAGTACCGAGCCCCCCAGAACCCAGCTTATGCGTATTAGCCGAGCAATATGGCTATGCCAAAGTGGTGAAATCTGCGAGTCAATCTTTAGGATTATCCATTTTTGCAGGCGCCTTTATTGCGCTGGCTTTCGTGTTTTACATCACAGTGACAACTGGGGCAGAAGGAGCACCTTGGGGCTTAGTGCGGTTAACGGGCGGTCTCGCGTTTAGCTTAGGCCTAGTACTAGTGGTTATTTGCGGCGCTGAACTGTTTACCAGCACTGTACTTAGCACGCTGACCTATGTGCACAAACGCGTAACGGCTAAGCAATTATTACTGTGTTGGGCTCGGGTTTATGTGGGGAATTTATTTGGTGCTAGCTTAATTCTACTGCTCGTATGGGTAGGCGGTATGCATCAACTTGACCATGGGCAATGGGGGCTTAATGCACTCAATATTGCTCAGCATAAACTCGAGCATACCTGGTGGCAGGCTTTTGCCTTAGGCATTTTATGCAACATGTTGGTGTGTTTAGGGGTCTGGATGACTTTTGCCAGCAAAGAGGCCTTAGCGCGTGCCACATTATTAATGCTGCCAGTTGCCATGTTTGTTTCCAGTGGCTTTGAGCACAGCATAGCCAATCTCTTCATGGTGCCGTTAGGCATAGTTATCTCAGAGTTCGCCCCTGCGGCTTTTTTCGATGGTCTTGGCATTAGTGCCATGAGCTATCAAGACTTAACGTTTGCCAATTTTATCATCAACAACCTTATTCCTGTGACGCTTGGCAACATAGTCGGCGGCGGCGTTATTGTGGCGCTCGGGTACTGGGTAATTGAACAACAATCAAAATTATTACAAATAAAAGGACATTAA